A region of Allocoleopsis franciscana PCC 7113 DNA encodes the following proteins:
- a CDS encoding MotA/TolQ/ExbB proton channel family protein translates to MTRVFDLFLQGGPVMWPILALSIFTISCALERVWFWFRLLSQEDRIVRDVLDAARYDLQKAAEAADYARHLPIGRFLYAPLKLRQPTPETFRLAMEAAGDKEFVQMRKGDKLLETIVAMAPLLGLLGTVTGLIGTFNNLKIGGGGTTAEASRVAAGIGEALITTAAGMIVAIIALLVFRILVTLQSRQIDYFAEVGSELELIYRQVWYEPSTVNSNPALPPSTAYVNDTFSSSSEKY, encoded by the coding sequence ATGACCCGCGTATTTGATTTGTTCCTCCAAGGCGGCCCAGTGATGTGGCCGATTTTGGCGTTGTCCATCTTCACCATATCTTGTGCTCTAGAAAGAGTCTGGTTTTGGTTCAGGCTTTTGAGCCAAGAAGATCGCATCGTGCGTGATGTCCTAGATGCGGCTCGTTATGACCTGCAAAAAGCCGCCGAAGCCGCTGATTATGCTCGTCATTTACCGATCGGTCGCTTTCTGTATGCCCCTTTGAAGCTCCGGCAACCCACACCCGAAACCTTTCGTCTAGCCATGGAAGCCGCAGGTGATAAGGAATTCGTGCAAATGCGAAAAGGAGACAAGCTTCTAGAAACCATTGTTGCGATGGCTCCTCTATTAGGATTACTGGGAACGGTAACCGGTCTAATTGGTACGTTCAACAACCTCAAAATTGGCGGTGGGGGTACAACCGCCGAAGCCTCAAGAGTTGCCGCCGGTATCGGTGAGGCATTGATTACTACGGCGGCAGGTATGATTGTGGCGATTATTGCCTTACTCGTTTTCCGAATATTAGTAACATTACAATCCCGGCAAATCGATTACTTTGCTGAAGTGGGTAGTGAACTAGAACTGATTTATCGCCAAGTTTGGTACGAACCCTCTACAGTCAACTCAAACCCTGCCTTGCCTCCCTCGACTGCCTACGTTAATGATACGTTTTCTTCTTCTTCAGAAAAATACTGA